In Methylomonas sp. ZR1, one DNA window encodes the following:
- the uvrA gene encoding excinuclease ABC subunit UvrA, whose translation MDTISIRGARTHNLKNIDLNLPRDKLIVITGLSGSGKSSLAFDTIYAEGQRRYVESLSAYARQFLSMMEKPDVDHIEGLSPAISIEQKSTSHNPRSTVGTITEIYDYLRLLYARVGIPRCPEHGVSLEAQTVSQMVDQVLAQPEGERWMLLAPVINDRKGEHVLLLEDLKAQGFLRARIDGAVYELDEPPALDLKKKHTIEVIVDRFKIRDDIQLRLAESFETALRLSEGLAIAASMENDQQLLFSERYACPHCGYSLSELEPRIFSFNNPKGACPSCDGLGVRQHFDPQLVVHNPEISLAGGAVRGWDRRNAYYYQIICALAEHYHFDPEAPFSHIPKDVQGAILYGSGEEKISFTFQMGNGKPKTSRHAFEGIIPNMQRRYHESDSQMVRDELSKYLAQQTCSVCEGARLNLGARNVFVEEQPLHHVTRLPIKQTLSFFQQLNIPGHRGEIAAKINKEIQERLEFLVNVGLDYLTLDRSADTLSGGEAQRIRLASQIGAGLVGVMYVLDEPSIGLHQRDNERLLNTLFRLRDLGNTVIVVEHDEDAIRAADHVVDIGPGAGVHGGQIVSQGTPAHILADPNSLTGQYLSGGLSIDIPKKTTPRDPSKQVTIRKASGNNLQNVDVSFPVGLMTCVTGVSGSGKSTLINDTLYSHAARLINGASCIPAPCEAIDGLEHFDKVVDIDQSPIGRTPRSNPATYTGIFTPVRELFSATPEARSRGYTPGRFSFNVKGGRCEACAGDGVIKVEMHFLPDIFVPCDICHGKRYNRETLEIRYKGKTIHEVLEMTVEDAAAFFSAIPSLARKLQTLIDVGLSYITLGQNAVTLSGGEAQRVKLAKELSKRDTGTTLYILDEPTTGLHFHDIKQLLTVLHTLRDHGNTVIIIEHNLDVIKTADWIVDMGPEGGSGGGMLVAEGTPKQIAKHKSSHTGTYLKRFFE comes from the coding sequence GTGGACACCATCAGCATACGCGGCGCCCGCACTCATAATTTAAAAAACATCGATCTGAACTTGCCGCGCGACAAGTTGATCGTCATCACCGGCCTGTCCGGTTCCGGCAAATCATCGCTGGCCTTCGACACCATTTACGCGGAAGGTCAGCGCCGTTACGTCGAATCCTTGTCGGCTTACGCCCGGCAGTTTTTGTCGATGATGGAAAAGCCGGACGTCGACCATATCGAAGGCCTGTCGCCGGCGATTTCCATCGAACAAAAATCCACCTCGCACAATCCGCGTTCCACGGTCGGCACCATTACCGAGATTTACGATTACTTGCGGCTGTTGTACGCGCGGGTCGGCATTCCGCGCTGCCCGGAACACGGTGTGTCGTTGGAAGCGCAGACCGTCAGTCAAATGGTTGACCAGGTGTTGGCACAACCGGAGGGCGAGCGCTGGATGCTGTTGGCGCCGGTGATCAATGATCGCAAAGGCGAGCATGTGTTGCTACTGGAAGATTTGAAAGCCCAAGGCTTTTTACGCGCCCGCATCGACGGCGCAGTCTATGAGCTGGACGAGCCCCCTGCCCTGGATTTAAAGAAAAAACACACCATCGAAGTGATCGTCGATCGCTTCAAAATCCGCGACGACATTCAGCTGCGCTTGGCCGAATCCTTCGAAACCGCATTACGATTATCTGAAGGCCTGGCGATTGCCGCCTCAATGGAGAACGATCAACAACTGCTGTTTTCCGAACGCTACGCCTGCCCGCATTGCGGCTACAGCCTCAGCGAACTGGAACCGCGTATTTTCTCGTTCAACAACCCGAAAGGCGCCTGCCCCAGTTGCGACGGTCTGGGCGTGCGCCAGCACTTCGATCCGCAATTGGTGGTGCACAATCCGGAGATCAGTCTGGCCGGCGGTGCGGTGCGCGGCTGGGATAGGCGAAACGCATACTATTATCAAATTATTTGCGCCTTGGCCGAGCATTACCATTTCGATCCGGAAGCGCCGTTCTCGCATATACCTAAAGATGTACAGGGCGCAATTCTGTACGGCAGCGGCGAGGAAAAAATTAGCTTTACTTTTCAAATGGGCAACGGCAAACCCAAAACCAGCCGCCACGCCTTCGAAGGCATCATTCCCAATATGCAGCGCCGTTACCACGAGAGCGATTCGCAAATGGTCCGCGACGAATTGTCCAAATATTTGGCTCAACAAACCTGTTCTGTGTGCGAAGGCGCACGTTTGAATCTGGGCGCCCGCAATGTGTTTGTCGAGGAGCAACCCTTACATCACGTCACCCGTTTGCCGATTAAACAAACGCTGAGTTTTTTTCAGCAACTGAATATTCCCGGCCACCGCGGCGAAATCGCCGCCAAGATCAATAAGGAGATTCAGGAAAGGCTGGAGTTTTTGGTGAATGTGGGACTGGATTATTTGACGCTGGACCGTAGCGCCGACACGCTGTCCGGCGGCGAAGCCCAGCGCATTCGTTTGGCCAGCCAGATCGGCGCCGGCCTAGTCGGCGTGATGTACGTACTTGACGAGCCGTCGATCGGTTTGCATCAGCGCGACAACGAACGCCTACTGAACACGCTGTTTCGATTGCGCGACTTGGGCAACACCGTGATTGTGGTCGAGCATGACGAAGACGCGATCCGCGCCGCCGATCATGTGGTCGACATTGGCCCCGGTGCCGGCGTGCATGGCGGCCAAATCGTCTCGCAAGGCACGCCAGCGCATATTCTGGCCGATCCCAACTCCTTGACCGGCCAATATTTGTCCGGCGGCTTGAGCATCGACATCCCCAAAAAAACCACGCCGCGCGACCCAAGCAAACAAGTCACCATTCGCAAAGCCAGCGGCAACAATTTACAAAACGTTGATGTCAGCTTTCCGGTGGGTCTGATGACCTGCGTGACGGGCGTCTCGGGTTCGGGTAAATCGACCTTGATCAACGACACTTTATATAGCCATGCCGCCCGGCTGATTAACGGCGCCAGCTGCATCCCCGCGCCGTGCGAAGCCATTGACGGCCTGGAACACTTCGATAAGGTGGTAGACATTGATCAAAGCCCGATCGGCCGCACCCCGCGCTCCAACCCAGCCACTTACACTGGGATTTTCACCCCGGTGCGCGAACTGTTCTCCGCAACACCGGAAGCCCGTTCGCGCGGTTATACGCCTGGCCGCTTCAGTTTCAACGTCAAGGGCGGCCGCTGCGAAGCCTGCGCCGGCGACGGCGTGATCAAAGTGGAAATGCATTTTCTGCCCGACATCTTCGTGCCCTGCGACATCTGCCACGGCAAGCGCTACAACCGGGAAACTCTTGAAATACGCTATAAAGGCAAAACCATCCACGAAGTGCTAGAAATGACCGTGGAAGACGCGGCGGCGTTTTTCTCGGCGATACCCAGCCTGGCCCGCAAGCTGCAAACCCTGATCGACGTAGGCTTAAGCTACATTACCCTCGGCCAAAACGCCGTGACCCTATCCGGCGGCGAGGCACAACGGGTGAAACTGGCGAAAGAACTATCCAAACGCGACACCGGCACCACGCTGTACATCCTGGACGAACCGACTACCGGCTTGCACTTCCACGACATCAAGCAATTGCTGACCGTGTTGCACACCCTGCGCGACCACGGCAACACCGTGATCATCATCGAGCATAATCTGGACGTGATCAAAACCGCCGACTGGATCGTGGATATGGGCCCGGAAGGCGGCAGCGGCGGCGGCATGTTGGTGGCGGAAGGTACACCCAAACAGATTGCCAAGCATAAGAGCTCGCATACTGGGACTTACCTGAAGCGATTTTTCGAGTAG
- a CDS encoding MFS transporter, whose amino-acid sequence MTQVQDITSPMTAMEKRATVSLASIYALRMLGLFMLLPVLSLFTEQMPGSTPKLVGLTMGIYGLTQAILQIPFGLLSDRFSRKTVIVIGLILFVAGSVWAALATDIYGVLIGRALQGCGAISAAVMALLADLTQEVHRTKAMATIGASIGVSFGVAITLGPIIAHHFGIAGIFWMIAVLAALAILVILFVVPNPEKITTHRDAEYIPSELGSVIKNADLLRLNYGIFALHLILMASFVVVPLLMRDAGLQGGSHWLVYLPVLVTSMAMIIPFVIIAEKKRQMKKVFIGAIATLVIANIGFVLLHGELIGLIACLWIFFCGFNLLEATLPSLISKTAPGDLKGTAMGIYSSAQFLGAFLGGGAGGWLYGEFGAAAVFMFSAGIAASWIVIALFMSPPRYWANLLLSLQAIKPERGAEFSKALLAINGIEEVRLHFEENAAYLKVDNQQLDKNQLGLFLKQWQ is encoded by the coding sequence TTGACACAGGTTCAGGATATTACCAGTCCGATGACGGCCATGGAGAAGCGGGCTACCGTATCGCTGGCCAGTATCTATGCACTCAGAATGCTGGGTTTGTTCATGTTGCTGCCGGTGTTGTCGCTGTTTACCGAACAAATGCCCGGGTCGACGCCCAAGCTGGTAGGTTTGACGATGGGTATCTATGGCCTGACGCAGGCCATCCTGCAAATACCGTTCGGTTTGTTGTCGGACCGGTTCAGCCGTAAGACCGTGATTGTGATCGGACTGATTCTATTCGTGGCCGGCAGCGTCTGGGCGGCGCTGGCAACCGATATTTACGGCGTGCTGATCGGCCGCGCGCTGCAAGGTTGCGGGGCGATTTCCGCAGCGGTTATGGCCTTGCTGGCCGATTTGACTCAGGAAGTGCATCGTACCAAAGCCATGGCGACCATTGGAGCCAGCATCGGCGTGTCGTTCGGGGTGGCTATCACCCTGGGACCTATCATTGCCCATCATTTCGGCATTGCCGGCATCTTCTGGATGATTGCAGTATTGGCGGCGCTGGCCATTTTGGTGATTCTGTTCGTCGTGCCTAACCCGGAAAAAATCACCACCCACCGCGATGCCGAGTACATTCCCTCGGAGCTGGGTTCGGTCATCAAGAATGCCGATCTGCTGCGCTTGAACTACGGTATTTTTGCGCTGCATTTGATCCTGATGGCCAGTTTCGTGGTGGTGCCGCTACTGATGCGCGATGCCGGCCTGCAAGGCGGCAGCCATTGGCTGGTATATCTGCCGGTGTTGGTGACGTCGATGGCGATGATTATCCCCTTCGTGATCATCGCTGAGAAGAAGCGGCAGATGAAGAAAGTGTTTATCGGCGCGATTGCCACCTTGGTGATTGCCAACATTGGCTTTGTGTTGCTGCACGGTGAGTTGATCGGTTTGATCGCCTGCTTGTGGATATTCTTCTGCGGTTTCAATCTGTTGGAAGCCACCTTGCCGTCGTTGATTTCCAAAACCGCGCCCGGTGATTTAAAAGGCACGGCGATGGGCATCTATTCCAGCGCCCAATTCCTCGGCGCGTTTTTAGGCGGTGGCGCCGGTGGCTGGTTGTACGGCGAATTCGGCGCCGCGGCGGTGTTTATGTTTTCGGCCGGCATCGCCGCCAGCTGGATAGTCATCGCGCTGTTCATGTCGCCGCCGCGCTACTGGGCCAACCTGCTGCTGTCTTTGCAGGCGATCAAACCCGAACGCGGAGCTGAATTTTCCAAAGCTTTGTTGGCGATTAACGGCATTGAAGAGGTACGGCTGCATTTTGAAGAAAATGCCGCGTATCTGAAAGTCGATAACCAGCAATTGGACAAAAATCAATTAGGTCTTTTTTTGAAGCAGTGGCAGTAA
- a CDS encoding single-stranded DNA-binding protein, with translation MLNKVMLIGRLGADPEVRYMPSGDAITTIRLATDRRWKDRQTGERKQETEWHRVVFFSGLAKIAGEYLKKGSQCYVEGRIRTQKWQGQDGQDRYTTEIVADNMHMLDSKSGGTASYSDNNTPPASSYDNRSSGPSGPQAAPASYDDFDDDIPF, from the coding sequence ATGCTGAATAAAGTTATGCTGATCGGCCGCCTCGGCGCCGATCCGGAAGTGCGTTATATGCCGAGCGGCGATGCTATTACCACGATACGGTTGGCCACCGATAGACGCTGGAAAGATAGGCAAACCGGCGAACGCAAGCAAGAAACCGAATGGCACCGGGTGGTGTTTTTCAGTGGTTTGGCGAAAATCGCCGGCGAATATCTGAAAAAAGGTAGCCAATGTTATGTCGAAGGCCGTATTCGTACGCAAAAATGGCAAGGTCAGGACGGTCAAGATAGGTACACTACCGAAATCGTTGCCGACAACATGCATATGCTGGACAGCAAAAGCGGCGGCACTGCCAGCTACTCTGACAACAATACTCCGCCGGCCAGTAGCTATGACAATCGCTCTTCCGGGCCTTCAGGCCCACAAGCTGCGCCTGCTTCCTATGACGATTTCGACGATGATATTCCGTTCTGA
- a CDS encoding site-specific integrase: MYRYKTFRFPNGERHGVLVSGELGEPLIYQNLYVTIHHRNKHDSINTIRSVIGVLGFFATLCDLLEIDIEARFRKGKLLTKPEIESIGLWATKPIEALFENKNAGKNNNVIPINLKRLELARHTIIIDENLVEPNTTYNRLTVISKYLEWLANTFDLATEKEIERMVNRIISHRPVKVSFEDNVNFKSLDENQKKKLMELVELDSPNNPWQGEDIRFRNKLIVHVFYYVGCRKGELLSLKATDLDPGTKQISIRRDADNPNDPRTNPPLVKTKSRDIDIIDEIYLMLEDYVIKYRSKVKGANKCPYLFLSHQRGARSAMPLSHSAIDKIFSELTNVLGFSVHAHALRHAWNDDFSSMVEPYLHSGEMSESEIEDLRSYLMGWKEDSGTAKTYTKRFQHKKAMKIGLQLQRRIIGVEK; the protein is encoded by the coding sequence ATGTATCGATACAAGACATTCAGGTTTCCCAACGGGGAGCGACATGGGGTGCTGGTAAGTGGAGAACTTGGGGAGCCTCTTATTTATCAAAATCTATATGTGACGATTCATCATCGAAACAAACATGATTCCATCAACACAATTAGATCAGTTATTGGTGTGCTTGGATTCTTTGCGACACTGTGTGATTTATTAGAAATCGATATCGAAGCTAGATTCCGTAAAGGTAAGCTACTAACGAAGCCAGAAATTGAATCAATTGGCTTGTGGGCAACTAAACCGATTGAAGCACTGTTTGAAAATAAAAATGCAGGGAAAAACAACAACGTCATACCTATTAATCTTAAAAGACTGGAATTAGCACGTCATACGATCATCATTGATGAGAACCTTGTTGAGCCAAACACAACATACAACCGATTAACAGTAATTTCTAAATATCTTGAATGGCTGGCGAATACGTTTGACCTAGCAACTGAAAAAGAAATTGAACGGATGGTGAACAGAATTATTAGTCATCGACCGGTAAAAGTTTCATTTGAAGATAATGTAAACTTCAAATCATTGGATGAAAATCAGAAAAAGAAGTTAATGGAGCTAGTTGAATTAGATTCTCCGAACAATCCATGGCAAGGCGAAGACATTCGTTTTAGAAATAAATTGATAGTGCATGTCTTTTATTATGTAGGTTGTCGGAAGGGCGAGCTATTGTCATTAAAAGCCACAGATTTAGACCCTGGCACCAAACAAATTAGCATTAGAAGAGACGCTGATAATCCAAATGATCCGCGCACAAATCCGCCGCTAGTAAAAACTAAAAGTCGAGATATTGATATTATCGATGAGATTTATTTAATGCTTGAGGATTATGTTATTAAATATCGTTCAAAAGTGAAAGGTGCCAACAAATGCCCTTATTTATTTCTCAGTCATCAAAGAGGGGCAAGAAGTGCCATGCCACTCTCTCACTCGGCAATTGATAAGATTTTTTCAGAGCTTACGAACGTTTTAGGTTTTAGTGTTCATGCACATGCACTTCGTCATGCATGGAACGATGACTTTAGCAGCATGGTAGAGCCTTATTTACATTCAGGAGAAATGTCAGAGTCAGAAATAGAAGACCTGCGCAGTTATTTAATGGGATGGAAAGAAGACTCAGGTACAGCGAAAACATATACAAAACGATTTCAGCATAAGAAGGCAATGAAAATTGGGTTGCAATTACAAAGAAGAATAATTGGTGTCGAAAAATAA
- a CDS encoding site-specific integrase codes for MKAVFFNPVKVSKSVSFDGYEFDIYSDKWQLNINKYLNVSFIVEFDDLIQNDIRETLVYFAETKSASHAVNVCLAIKNYYDKTSFRVINEKGLLTYKALYSSKSQEHRLGVLRVFLKQLYFLEFNAVSDQLFELMNSWSLSGNDKGMAVLSLDPEEGPFSDIEFDAIRNGLDNKYAESVINDREYSLAQMFAATGRRPIQIASLKVGDFRMDSETLGETVCMLSIPKAKVRGGKFRSRFTDFALLESTGQVLIKHIENIKKTASQVLGRKLSESECNLLPLFPDDWVQLTNVASDDVESWLTTDSFHCKTREIVSELKDVVGKLDITSERTGNKIKITGYRFRYTLGTRAAREGAGVLTIAKLLDQSDTQNTTVYVANIPEHAVKISAFMNNSLMRYARAFEGEIVDSEYDVLATIPGAQRIRSSDNSCNVGSCGTTAMCHDYAPIACYLCPKFKAWRDAPHHEVLKWLLDERERVIETTNDLQIATINDRAILAVTQVIQRCAEMKGDIAYG; via the coding sequence ATGAAGGCAGTTTTTTTTAACCCCGTTAAGGTATCAAAGTCCGTGTCATTTGATGGGTATGAGTTTGATATTTATTCTGATAAATGGCAATTGAACATAAATAAATATTTGAATGTTTCTTTTATTGTTGAGTTTGATGATTTGATACAAAATGATATAAGAGAAACTCTTGTGTATTTTGCTGAAACAAAATCAGCAAGTCATGCGGTTAATGTATGCTTGGCAATAAAGAATTATTACGATAAAACTAGTTTTAGAGTAATTAACGAAAAAGGATTGTTAACTTATAAGGCGCTTTATTCTTCTAAGAGCCAAGAACACAGGCTTGGTGTTTTGAGAGTTTTTTTGAAACAACTGTATTTTTTAGAGTTTAATGCAGTTAGTGATCAACTATTTGAGTTAATGAATAGCTGGAGCCTATCCGGTAACGACAAAGGAATGGCAGTGCTGTCATTGGACCCTGAAGAGGGGCCATTTAGCGATATTGAATTTGATGCGATTAGAAATGGGCTTGATAACAAATATGCCGAATCAGTTATAAATGACAGGGAATATTCGTTGGCTCAAATGTTTGCAGCAACTGGACGACGACCTATTCAGATTGCTTCATTGAAAGTCGGTGACTTTCGAATGGATTCAGAAACACTTGGGGAGACAGTATGTATGTTAAGCATCCCTAAAGCAAAAGTGCGAGGTGGGAAATTCCGATCTAGGTTCACAGATTTTGCTCTTTTAGAAAGCACTGGACAAGTCTTGATTAAACACATTGAGAATATAAAGAAAACTGCAAGTCAGGTGCTTGGCCGTAAACTGTCAGAATCTGAGTGCAATTTGTTGCCGCTCTTTCCAGATGATTGGGTGCAACTCACCAATGTTGCTTCTGACGATGTTGAGTCCTGGTTAACTACTGACAGCTTTCACTGCAAAACAAGAGAAATAGTTTCAGAGTTAAAAGATGTAGTTGGCAAGTTAGATATTACATCCGAAAGAACGGGCAATAAAATTAAAATTACAGGATATAGGTTTAGATATACGTTAGGTACTCGTGCGGCAAGAGAAGGTGCTGGCGTGCTTACAATAGCAAAGTTATTAGATCAATCAGATACGCAAAATACTACGGTTTATGTGGCAAATATTCCCGAACACGCGGTAAAGATATCTGCATTTATGAATAACTCTCTGATGCGATACGCAAGAGCATTTGAAGGAGAAATTGTAGACTCTGAATATGATGTTCTTGCGACTATCCCAGGGGCACAACGGATCAGGTCAAGTGATAACTCATGCAATGTGGGTTCATGCGGTACAACCGCAATGTGTCACGACTATGCGCCAATCGCTTGTTACTTATGTCCAAAATTCAAGGCTTGGCGAGATGCCCCGCATCATGAAGTGCTGAAATGGTTGCTAGATGAGCGAGAACGAGTGATCGAAACGACAAACGATCTACAAATTGCAACTATAAATGACCGCGCTATTCTTGCGGTTACTCAAGTAATACAGCGTTGTGCGGAAATGAAGGGAGATATTGCTTATGGATAA
- a CDS encoding recombinase family protein: MNQLIGYARVSTDDQHLDLQRDALLANGCHVIYEEKISGKSADRPELGNCLKSLRRGDTLVVWRLDRLGRSLKDLIYIVADLESKGINFVSLTERIETQSAAGKLTFHLFAALSEFERTIIRERTKAGIAAARARGRKGGRKPILDPGKIKEIKALMADPTIKVTIIAKRYGVSRATLYKYVKH; encoded by the coding sequence ATGAATCAACTGATCGGGTATGCGCGAGTATCGACTGATGACCAACACCTTGACCTTCAGCGCGATGCTCTGCTCGCGAATGGCTGCCATGTTATTTATGAAGAAAAAATAAGCGGCAAAAGCGCTGACCGTCCTGAACTCGGCAATTGTTTGAAGTCACTGCGTAGAGGGGACACATTGGTGGTATGGCGCTTAGATCGGCTTGGCCGATCCTTGAAAGACCTTATCTACATCGTCGCTGACCTTGAAAGTAAAGGCATCAACTTCGTCAGCCTGACAGAACGAATCGAAACGCAAAGTGCTGCAGGTAAACTGACGTTTCATTTATTCGCTGCATTGAGTGAGTTTGAGCGTACCATCATCCGGGAGCGAACAAAAGCTGGTATTGCTGCAGCTCGTGCACGTGGCAGGAAAGGCGGGCGCAAACCGATTCTCGATCCCGGCAAAATTAAAGAGATCAAAGCATTAATGGCTGACCCTACAATCAAGGTTACTATAATTGCCAAACGATACGGCGTTAGTCGCGCAACGCTTTACAAATACGTTAAACATTAA
- a CDS encoding nucleotidyltransferase domain-containing protein: MNLSIDDLKQQNLILLNTISGSYAYGLETPESDTDTRGVFILPQDMFYGFNYIEQVNCDRNDHTYYEIGKYLKLLAKNNPSSIELLFAPENSVIFRHPLMDCINSEYIMSRLCRDSFAGYALNQVKRAKGLNKKIFNPISEELPQPIDCCHVVVGDKTVPAGQWLSENNMLAERCGLSALQHVKDGYALFYADDCKAEEVRFNGLFRSDGSDANQSQDVCLSSIPKGLHPRAWLVFNKDEYSRRRKDFHEYRNWEQSRNQQRYQGTLEHGGGYDAKNMMHTFRLLRMAKEIADTGRPKIRRPDRDELLAIKAGRYSYEDLIAKASAELKKVDESFALSALRDEPDVEQIERWAVEIRKACYSNK, translated from the coding sequence ATGAACTTGAGTATTGATGATCTGAAACAGCAAAATTTAATTCTGCTGAACACGATTAGCGGTAGTTATGCCTACGGCTTGGAAACGCCGGAATCCGATACTGATACACGAGGCGTGTTTATATTGCCGCAGGACATGTTTTATGGATTTAATTACATCGAGCAGGTCAACTGTGATCGGAATGATCACACGTATTATGAGATCGGAAAATATCTAAAACTTTTGGCAAAGAATAATCCATCCAGCATAGAGCTCCTATTTGCGCCTGAAAATTCGGTGATCTTCAGACATCCGCTTATGGATTGCATAAACTCCGAATACATCATGTCCCGGTTATGCCGAGACAGTTTTGCCGGCTATGCGCTTAATCAAGTTAAGCGAGCCAAAGGTTTGAATAAGAAGATTTTCAATCCAATTTCCGAAGAGCTGCCGCAGCCAATCGATTGTTGCCATGTTGTCGTGGGTGATAAAACCGTCCCCGCTGGGCAATGGCTCTCTGAAAATAATATGCTCGCCGAGCGTTGCGGATTATCGGCCTTGCAACATGTTAAGGATGGCTACGCTCTTTTTTATGCCGATGATTGCAAAGCCGAAGAAGTCCGATTTAATGGACTATTTCGATCAGATGGTAGCGATGCAAATCAGTCTCAAGATGTTTGTTTATCTTCGATTCCAAAAGGCCTGCATCCCCGTGCATGGCTGGTATTCAATAAAGACGAATATTCCAGGCGGCGCAAAGATTTCCATGAATACCGAAATTGGGAGCAGTCCCGTAACCAGCAACGGTATCAGGGTACGCTAGAGCACGGCGGCGGCTACGACGCTAAGAACATGATGCATACCTTCAGGCTCTTGCGTATGGCAAAAGAAATCGCTGATACGGGGCGCCCGAAAATACGCCGGCCGGATCGCGATGAGCTGTTGGCAATTAAAGCTGGCCGTTATAGCTACGAGGACTTAATAGCAAAGGCATCAGCGGAACTGAAAAAAGTCGATGAAAGTTTTGCGTTAAGTGCATTGCGGGATGAACCGGATGTTGAGCAAATTGAAAGATGGGCTGTTGAAATTAGAAAGGCTTGTTATTCGAATAAATAA
- a CDS encoding nucleotidyltransferase domain-containing protein: MSPQITPVPAETRQLIESRLASIASEQNIKILYACESGSRAWGFPSPNSDYDVRFIYVHSLDWYLKLDEDRDVIDLPLEHSSAGILDLGGWDLRKTLRLLGKSNPVIWEWLQSPICYHDEKLLRESREVFDPFYSPIAACHHYLSICRNTMSQGLNESTVKIKKYFYMLRPLLAAVWIERYRSIPPMELEPLLAALDDRLDIKCSISELQERKQNTDEQVPIPRITMIDQFLESEVSRLQEPAKLLPTGGGDKDKLDAFFCQSIIQ; this comes from the coding sequence ATGTCCCCACAAATCACTCCAGTCCCGGCCGAGACTCGCCAATTAATCGAATCCAGATTGGCATCAATAGCTAGCGAGCAAAACATCAAAATTCTCTACGCATGCGAATCCGGCAGCCGGGCCTGGGGATTCCCATCGCCTAATAGCGACTACGATGTGCGGTTTATTTACGTTCATTCGCTCGATTGGTACCTAAAGCTCGACGAAGACCGAGATGTCATCGATTTGCCGTTGGAGCACAGTTCAGCAGGTATTCTGGATTTGGGCGGCTGGGACTTGCGTAAGACATTGCGATTGCTCGGTAAATCCAACCCAGTTATATGGGAATGGCTACAATCGCCGATTTGCTACCATGACGAAAAACTTCTGCGCGAATCACGCGAAGTTTTCGATCCATTCTATTCCCCAATCGCAGCATGTCATCATTACCTCAGCATCTGTCGAAATACCATGAGTCAAGGCTTGAATGAATCGACCGTAAAAATCAAAAAATATTTTTATATGCTACGACCGTTGTTGGCGGCTGTCTGGATCGAGCGGTACCGTTCCATTCCGCCAATGGAGTTAGAACCCTTATTAGCCGCGCTAGATGATCGCCTGGATATCAAATGCAGTATCAGCGAGCTTCAAGAGCGCAAGCAAAATACCGATGAACAGGTGCCGATCCCCCGAATTACTATGATCGATCAGTTTTTAGAAAGCGAAGTTTCTCGATTACAAGAGCCAGCAAAGTTGCTCCCAACTGGCGGCGGCGACAAAGATAAATTGGATGCGTTTTTTTGCCAGTCAATTATCCAGTAG